Proteins from a single region of Pseudomonas fulva:
- a CDS encoding phosphoribosyl-ATP diphosphatase produces MTDTLKRLAEVLESRKGAAPDSSYVASLYHKGLNKILEKVGEESVETILAAKDAAASGDCSDLIYETADLWFHSLVMLAALDQHPQAVLDELDRRFGLSGHAEKAARSDGDTQ; encoded by the coding sequence ATGACTGATACCCTCAAGCGCCTGGCCGAGGTGCTGGAGTCGCGCAAGGGCGCGGCCCCGGACAGCTCGTACGTGGCCAGCCTGTACCACAAGGGCCTGAACAAGATCCTGGAAAAGGTCGGCGAGGAATCGGTGGAAACCATCCTGGCTGCCAAGGACGCAGCCGCCAGCGGCGACTGCAGCGACCTGATCTACGAAACCGCCGACCTGTGGTTCCACAGCCTGGTCATGCTGGCCGCGCTGGATCAGCACCCGCAGGCGGTGCTCGATGAACTGGATCGCCGTTTCGGCCTGTCGGGGCACGCGGAAAAAGCCGCGCGCAGCGACGGCGACACTCAATAA
- a CDS encoding twin-arginine translocase TatA/TatE family subunit, producing the protein MGIFDWKHWVVILIVVVLVFGTKKLKNLGSDLGETIKGFRKAMNEEDGKPADPHVQQPQQPQQPYQQQAPLNQPHTVEGQASKVEEPLRKD; encoded by the coding sequence ATGGGCATTTTCGACTGGAAACACTGGGTCGTCATTCTGATCGTCGTGGTGCTGGTGTTCGGCACCAAGAAACTCAAGAACCTGGGCTCCGACCTCGGTGAAACCATCAAGGGTTTCCGCAAGGCGATGAACGAGGAAGACGGCAAGCCGGCCGATCCGCACGTGCAACAGCCGCAGCAGCCACAACAGCCCTACCAGCAGCAGGCGCCGCTGAACCAGCCGCACACCGTTGAAGGCCAGGCCAGCAAGGTCGAAGAACCGCTGCGCAAAGACTGA
- the tatB gene encoding Sec-independent protein translocase protein TatB — translation MFGISFSELLLVGLIALLVLGPERLPGAARTAGLWIGRIKRSFNSIKEEVEREIGADEIRRQLHNERILELEREMQAVKNDILPPAPQASVPPPAMQTPAATEPAAQAPLEPAPAPATAPAPAPAASQDKTPQP, via the coding sequence ATGTTCGGTATCAGTTTCAGCGAGCTGCTGCTGGTCGGGCTGATTGCCCTGCTGGTGCTCGGTCCCGAGCGCCTGCCAGGCGCAGCGCGCACGGCGGGCCTGTGGATCGGGCGCATCAAGCGCAGCTTCAATTCGATCAAGGAAGAGGTCGAGCGCGAGATCGGCGCCGACGAAATTCGTCGGCAACTGCATAACGAACGCATCCTCGAGCTGGAGCGCGAGATGCAGGCGGTCAAGAACGACATCCTGCCGCCCGCGCCCCAGGCCAGCGTGCCGCCACCCGCCATGCAGACACCCGCCGCCACCGAGCCCGCGGCGCAAGCCCCGCTGGAGCCCGCTCCAGCACCTGCCACAGCGCCCGCCCCGGCGCCCGCCGCCAGCCAGGACAAGACGCCGCAACCATGA
- the tatC gene encoding twin-arginine translocase subunit TatC, which yields MSRLPDNDQEMPLVSHLAELRTRLLRCVAAIFLIFAGLFYFAQKIYTLVSAPLRQYLPEGATMIATDVASPFLTPFKLTMIVAVFLAMPVILHQVWGFIAPGLYKHEKRIAIPLLISSIILFYAGMAFAYFLVFPIIFHFFASVTPEGVSMMTDIASYLDFVMTLFFAFGVAFEIPVAVVLLIWIGIVDVEYLRKIRPYVIIGCFVVGMILTPPDIFSQTLLAVPMWLLFELGILAGSLIRTRRGQPDEEDENAPTDQPPSVQP from the coding sequence ATGAGTCGACTGCCCGACAACGACCAGGAAATGCCGCTGGTTTCCCATCTCGCCGAGCTGCGTACGCGCCTGCTGCGCTGTGTGGCGGCGATCTTCCTGATCTTCGCCGGCCTGTTCTACTTCGCGCAGAAGATCTACACCCTGGTCTCGGCACCGCTGCGCCAGTACCTGCCCGAAGGCGCGACGATGATCGCCACCGACGTGGCTTCGCCGTTCCTCACGCCCTTCAAGCTGACCATGATCGTCGCGGTGTTCCTGGCCATGCCGGTGATCCTGCACCAGGTCTGGGGGTTCATCGCGCCAGGGCTGTACAAGCACGAGAAGCGCATCGCCATTCCGCTGCTGATCTCCAGCATCATCCTGTTCTACGCCGGCATGGCCTTCGCCTACTTCCTGGTGTTCCCGATCATCTTCCACTTCTTCGCCAGCGTGACGCCCGAAGGCGTGTCGATGATGACCGACATCGCCAGCTATCTCGACTTCGTGATGACGCTGTTCTTCGCCTTTGGCGTGGCGTTCGAGATTCCGGTGGCCGTGGTGCTGTTGATCTGGATCGGCATCGTCGACGTCGAATACCTGCGCAAGATCCGCCCCTACGTGATCATCGGCTGCTTCGTGGTCGGCATGATCCTCACCCCGCCGGACATCTTCTCCCAGACCCTGCTGGCCGTGCCGATGTGGCTGTTGTTCGAGCTGGGCATCCTGGCCGGCAGCCTGATCCGCACGCGCCGCGGTCAGCCCGATGAAGAAGACGAAAACGCGCCGACCGACCAGCCGCCCAGCGTCCAGCCATGA
- a CDS encoding 16S rRNA (uracil(1498)-N(3))-methyltransferase, protein MNLLLLEDGDFIAADRVRLSGRRLTHLNEVHRAENGDTLRVGRLGGQMGRGQLLQLDTTSAELQVAFDQPPPAKLPITLLLALPRPKMLKRVLQSVSAMGVPRLILLNSYRVEKSFWQTPFLEPDAIREQLILGLEQARDTLLPEVIIEKRFKPFVEDRLPQLAAGTLGLTGHPGDYPACPRAVVQPVTLAIGPEGGWIPYEVDKLAEAGLQPVQLGERILRVETAVTALLARLF, encoded by the coding sequence ATGAACCTGCTGCTGCTCGAGGACGGCGACTTCATCGCCGCCGACCGGGTGCGCCTGAGCGGCCGCCGCCTCACCCATCTCAATGAGGTGCACCGCGCCGAGAACGGCGACACCCTGCGTGTCGGCCGCCTTGGCGGCCAGATGGGCCGCGGCCAGTTGCTGCAGCTGGATACGACGAGCGCGGAGCTGCAGGTCGCCTTCGACCAGCCGCCACCCGCCAAGCTGCCGATCACCCTGCTGCTGGCCCTGCCGCGCCCGAAGATGCTCAAGCGCGTGCTGCAGAGCGTCAGCGCCATGGGCGTGCCGCGGCTGATCCTGCTCAACAGCTACAGGGTGGAAAAGAGCTTCTGGCAGACGCCCTTTCTCGAGCCGGACGCGATTCGCGAGCAGCTGATCCTCGGCCTGGAACAGGCCCGCGATACGCTGCTGCCCGAGGTGATCATCGAGAAGCGCTTCAAGCCCTTCGTCGAGGATCGCCTGCCGCAGCTGGCGGCCGGCACCCTCGGCCTGACCGGCCACCCCGGCGATTACCCGGCCTGCCCGCGCGCCGTAGTGCAGCCGGTAACCCTGGCCATCGGCCCGGAAGGCGGCTGGATTCCCTATGAAGTCGACAAGCTGGCCGAAGCCGGTTTGCAGCCGGTGCAGCTGGGCGAACGGATTCTGCGGGTGGAAACGGCGGTCACGGCGCTGCTTGCCCGGTTGTTCTGA
- a CDS encoding acyltransferase: MRRLLTGITVILLLLLNTLILIGPMMLIALGKFVLPGKAPKAACSRQVMHIAEAWAENCKRIFAALTPTRWDIRGNAELRQDTSYLVISNHQSWVDIPALVQAFNRRTPYFKFFLKQQLIWVPFLGLAFWALDYPFMKRYSKAKLEKYPHLKGQDLEITRRACEKFRDLPVTVVNYLEGTRFTPAKQAQQGSPYQHLLKPKAGGVAFVLAALGEQLDAILDVTIVYAEDTPPGFWKLISGQVPKVIMDIRTRPLDPALWQGDYQNDPEFRLYVQDWVSGLWEEKDALIARLKQDARQ; this comes from the coding sequence ATGCGCCGTCTGCTCACCGGCATCACCGTCATCCTTCTGCTGCTGCTCAACACCCTGATCCTGATCGGGCCGATGATGCTCATTGCCCTGGGCAAGTTCGTGCTGCCCGGCAAGGCGCCGAAAGCCGCTTGCTCGCGCCAGGTGATGCATATCGCCGAGGCCTGGGCCGAGAACTGCAAGCGCATCTTCGCCGCGCTCACCCCCACCCGGTGGGATATCCGCGGCAACGCCGAGCTGCGCCAGGACACCTCCTACCTGGTCATCAGCAACCACCAGTCGTGGGTCGACATTCCCGCCCTGGTGCAGGCCTTCAACCGCAGGACGCCCTACTTCAAGTTCTTTCTCAAGCAACAATTGATCTGGGTGCCGTTTCTCGGCCTGGCCTTCTGGGCGCTGGATTACCCGTTCATGAAGCGCTACAGCAAGGCCAAGCTGGAGAAGTACCCGCACCTCAAGGGCCAGGACCTGGAGATCACCCGCCGTGCCTGCGAGAAATTCCGGGATCTGCCGGTCACCGTGGTCAACTACCTGGAAGGCACGCGCTTCACCCCCGCCAAGCAGGCTCAGCAGGGCTCGCCCTACCAGCACCTGCTCAAGCCCAAGGCCGGCGGCGTGGCCTTCGTGCTCGCTGCCCTGGGCGAGCAGCTGGACGCGATTCTCGACGTCACCATCGTCTATGCCGAGGACACCCCGCCGGGGTTCTGGAAGCTGATCAGCGGCCAGGTACCAAAGGTCATCATGGATATCCGCACGCGGCCGCTGGACCCTGCGTTGTGGCAGGGCGACTACCAGAACGACCCGGAATTCCGCCTGTACGTGCAGGACTGGGTCAGCGGCCTGTGGGAAGAGAAGGACGCGCTGATCGCCCGGCTGAAGCAGGACGCCAGGCAGTGA
- a CDS encoding VOC family protein: MSFDRRISLITLGVADVQASAAFYERLGWTRSSASQEQIVFIKLKGLALGLFARDELARDANLPEAGPAGFSGVTLAHNLDSPQAVDAAMALAVAAGGLQVKAPEKVFWGGYSGYFADPDGHLWELAHNPFAPLDEAGHMILPD, translated from the coding sequence ATGAGTTTCGACCGACGGATTTCCCTGATCACCCTCGGCGTCGCCGATGTACAGGCCAGTGCCGCCTTCTACGAGCGCCTGGGCTGGACGCGCTCGTCCGCTTCCCAGGAGCAGATCGTCTTCATCAAACTCAAGGGCCTCGCCCTGGGGCTGTTCGCCCGTGATGAGCTGGCCAGGGACGCCAACCTGCCCGAAGCCGGGCCGGCAGGCTTTTCCGGCGTCACCCTGGCGCACAACCTGGACAGCCCGCAGGCCGTGGATGCCGCCATGGCCCTGGCAGTGGCCGCCGGCGGGCTGCAGGTCAAGGCGCCCGAGAAGGTGTTCTGGGGTGGCTATTCCGGCTATTTCGCCGACCCCGATGGCCATCTCTGGGAGCTGGCGCACAACCCCTTCGCGCCGCTCGATGAGGCCGGCCATATGATCCTCCCGGACTGA
- a CDS encoding YiiX/YebB-like N1pC/P60 family cysteine hydrolase — MEGSHLRRRSRVLLALISLLAGLVLFCWLSRPEPVITGPDLSRLPALQTGDWLFRLGHSADSRLVHQMGGGDYSHIGMVVATEPRVLVVHATTDDDPQRLNQVLVSTLEDFLQPVLARHFAVARPGFLNARQKQAAAQMLVEAIGAPFVLDVRSEPHRYCTTLLADAIKAQDPGFEPAWTRLDNPLYRGDVLFPSAFADYPGVTWLYRF; from the coding sequence GTGGAAGGTTCGCATCTGAGGCGTCGCTCCCGGGTTCTGCTGGCGCTCATCTCCCTGCTGGCGGGGCTGGTTCTGTTCTGCTGGTTGTCCAGGCCCGAGCCCGTCATCACCGGGCCTGACCTGAGCCGGCTACCGGCACTGCAGACGGGGGACTGGCTGTTTCGTCTCGGCCATTCGGCCGACAGCCGTCTGGTGCATCAAATGGGCGGCGGCGACTATTCGCATATCGGCATGGTGGTTGCCACCGAGCCGCGGGTGCTGGTGGTGCATGCCACCACCGATGATGACCCGCAGCGCCTGAACCAGGTGCTGGTCAGTACGCTCGAGGACTTTCTGCAGCCCGTGCTGGCACGCCACTTCGCGGTTGCGCGGCCCGGTTTTCTGAACGCACGGCAGAAACAGGCGGCCGCCCAGATGCTGGTCGAGGCGATCGGGGCGCCCTTCGTGCTGGATGTCCGTAGCGAGCCGCACCGCTATTGCACCACCCTGCTCGCCGATGCCATCAAGGCCCAGGATCCCGGCTTCGAGCCGGCCTGGACACGGCTCGACAACCCCCTGTACCGCGGTGACGTGCTGTTTCCCAGTGCCTTCGCCGACTATCCGGGTGTCACCTGGCTCTACCGATTCTGA
- a CDS encoding DUF4878 domain-containing protein, giving the protein MAALSRFFLVALAAVLLAACSSNDSPEAVAKSFIEASFSNDADGMYKLIAVPADADDGAEEMVRGKLKMAVAKRSEQAAKLGGVDEVKAGEATYNDDKTQATSKVTITFKNADVPAQTESVRLTKVDDRWKVRI; this is encoded by the coding sequence ATGGCCGCTCTATCACGTTTCTTCCTCGTTGCCCTCGCCGCTGTACTGCTCGCTGCCTGCTCCTCGAATGACTCGCCCGAGGCGGTCGCGAAGTCCTTTATCGAGGCTTCGTTTTCCAACGATGCGGATGGCATGTACAAGCTGATCGCCGTACCGGCCGACGCCGATGACGGTGCCGAGGAAATGGTTCGCGGCAAGTTGAAAATGGCCGTGGCCAAGCGCTCCGAACAGGCGGCCAAGCTGGGCGGCGTCGATGAGGTCAAGGCTGGCGAAGCCACCTACAACGATGACAAGACTCAGGCCACCAGCAAGGTCACCATCACCTTCAAGAACGCCGATGTGCCGGCCCAGACCGAGTCGGTTCGCCTGACCAAGGTCGACGATCGGTGGAAGGTTCGCATCTGA
- the fdhA gene encoding formaldehyde dehydrogenase, glutathione-independent, which translates to MSGNRGVVYLGTGKVEVQKIDYPKMQDPRGRKIEHGVILKVVSTNICGSDQHMVRGRTTAQVGLVLGHEITGEVIEKGSDVENLKIGDLVSVPFNVACGRCRSCKEQHTGVCLTVNPARAGGAYGYVDMGDWTGGQAEYVLVPYADFNLLKLPNRDKAMEKIRDLTCLSDILPTGYHGAVTAGVGPGSTVYIAGAGPVGLAAAASARLLGAAVVIVGDVNPVRLAHAKAQGFEIADLSKDTPLHEQIADLLGEPEVDCAVDAVGFEARGHGHSGAQQEAPATVLNSLMGVVRVAGKIGIPGLYVTEDPGAVDAAAKIGSLSIRFGLGWAKSHSFHTGQTPVMKYNRALMQAIMWDRINIAEVVGVQVISLDDAPRGYGEFDAGVPKKFVIDPHKTFSAA; encoded by the coding sequence ATGTCTGGTAATCGCGGTGTCGTCTATCTCGGCACAGGCAAGGTCGAAGTCCAGAAGATCGACTATCCGAAGATGCAGGATCCGCGCGGTCGCAAGATCGAGCACGGGGTCATCCTCAAGGTCGTTTCCACCAACATCTGCGGCTCCGATCAGCATATGGTGCGCGGCCGTACCACTGCCCAGGTCGGCCTGGTGCTCGGCCACGAGATCACCGGCGAGGTGATCGAGAAGGGCAGCGATGTCGAGAACCTGAAGATCGGTGATCTTGTGTCCGTGCCCTTCAACGTCGCCTGCGGCCGCTGCCGCTCCTGCAAGGAACAACACACCGGCGTGTGCCTGACCGTCAACCCGGCGCGTGCCGGCGGCGCCTACGGCTACGTCGACATGGGCGACTGGACCGGTGGCCAGGCCGAGTACGTGCTGGTGCCGTATGCCGACTTCAACCTGCTGAAGTTGCCGAACCGCGACAAGGCGATGGAGAAGATCCGCGACCTGACCTGCCTGTCCGACATCCTGCCGACCGGCTACCACGGCGCCGTCACCGCAGGGGTCGGCCCGGGCAGCACGGTGTATATCGCCGGTGCCGGCCCGGTCGGCCTGGCCGCTGCAGCCTCGGCGCGCCTGCTCGGCGCGGCGGTGGTGATCGTCGGTGACGTCAACCCGGTACGCCTGGCCCACGCCAAGGCCCAGGGCTTCGAGATCGCCGACCTGTCCAAGGACACCCCGCTGCACGAACAGATCGCCGACCTGCTCGGTGAGCCGGAAGTGGATTGTGCGGTCGACGCCGTAGGTTTCGAAGCCCGCGGCCATGGTCACTCCGGTGCCCAGCAGGAGGCGCCGGCCACGGTGCTCAACTCGCTGATGGGCGTGGTACGGGTCGCCGGCAAGATCGGTATTCCCGGCCTCTACGTCACCGAAGACCCGGGCGCGGTGGACGCCGCCGCGAAGATCGGCAGCCTGAGCATCCGCTTCGGCCTCGGCTGGGCCAAGTCGCACAGCTTCCACACCGGCCAGACCCCGGTAATGAAGTACAACCGCGCATTGATGCAGGCGATCATGTGGGACCGCATCAACATCGCCGAAGTGGTGGGTGTGCAGGTCATCAGCCTGGACGACGCGCCGCGCGGTTACGGCGAGTTCGATGCCGGCGTGCCGAAGAAATTCGTCATCGACCCCCACAAGACCTTCAGCGCCGCCTGA
- the purU gene encoding formyltetrahydrofolate deformylase — translation MSRTPDTWILTAHCPSVLGTVDVVTRYLFEQGCYVTEHHSFDDRLASRFFIRVEFRTQADFDEATFLAGLNERTAPFDMRTELTPPGYRAKVVIMVSKADHCLNDLLYRQRTGQLPMDITAIVSNHPDLKPLADWHGIPYHHFPLDPNDKPAQERRVMQVVEDTGAELVVLARYMQVLSADLCRKLDGRAINIHHSLLPGFKGAKPYHQAYQKGVKLVGATAHFINNDLDEGPIITQGVESVDHAHYPEDLVAKGRDIECLTLARAVACFLERRVFLNANRTVVL, via the coding sequence ATGAGCCGTACTCCCGATACCTGGATTCTCACCGCCCACTGCCCCAGCGTGCTGGGCACCGTGGACGTGGTGACCCGCTACCTGTTCGAGCAGGGCTGCTACGTCACCGAGCACCACAGCTTCGATGACCGCCTGGCCAGCCGCTTCTTCATTCGCGTGGAATTCCGCACCCAGGCCGATTTCGACGAGGCGACCTTCCTCGCCGGCCTGAACGAACGTACCGCGCCGTTCGACATGCGCACCGAGCTGACCCCGCCGGGCTACCGCGCCAAGGTGGTGATCATGGTCTCCAAGGCCGACCACTGCCTCAACGACCTGCTCTACCGCCAGCGCACCGGCCAGTTGCCGATGGACATCACCGCCATCGTTTCCAACCATCCGGACCTCAAGCCGCTCGCCGACTGGCACGGCATTCCCTACCACCATTTCCCCCTCGACCCCAACGACAAGCCTGCCCAGGAGCGGCGGGTGATGCAGGTGGTCGAGGACACCGGCGCCGAGCTGGTGGTGCTCGCCCGCTACATGCAGGTGCTGTCCGCCGACCTGTGCCGCAAGCTCGATGGCCGGGCGATCAACATCCATCACTCGCTGCTGCCCGGCTTCAAGGGCGCCAAGCCCTATCACCAGGCGTACCAGAAGGGCGTCAAGCTGGTCGGTGCCACGGCGCACTTCATCAATAACGACCTGGACGAAGGCCCGATCATCACCCAGGGGGTGGAAAGCGTCGATCATGCGCATTACCCCGAGGACCTGGTCGCCAAAGGCCGCGATATCGAATGCCTGACCCTGGCCCGTGCAGTCGCTTGTTTCCTCGAGCGCCGGGTGTTTCTCAACGCCAACCGCACCGTAGTCCTTTAA
- a CDS encoding sarcosine oxidase subunit gamma → MSNVNVYKQRPDDIAGQSPLHHAGLHELAGKGRAGAGVTLREKKLLGHLVLRGDADDANFAGGVHKALGLELPGALMLVASGDTSLQWLGPDEWLLIVPGGSEFEVEGKLREALDGQHISVVNVSGGQTLLELSGPKVRELLMKSSSYDVHPNNFPVGKAVGTVFAKSQLVIRHTGEDTWELLIRRSFSDYFWLWLQDASAEYGLAVEA, encoded by the coding sequence ATGTCTAACGTCAATGTCTACAAGCAACGCCCCGACGACATCGCCGGGCAATCGCCGCTGCACCACGCCGGCCTGCACGAACTGGCCGGCAAGGGCCGCGCCGGCGCCGGGGTGACGCTGCGCGAGAAGAAGCTGCTGGGCCACCTGGTGCTGCGCGGCGATGCCGACGATGCCAACTTCGCCGGCGGTGTGCACAAGGCCCTGGGCCTGGAGCTGCCGGGCGCGCTGATGCTGGTGGCGAGCGGGGACACTTCGCTGCAGTGGCTGGGCCCGGATGAATGGCTGCTGATCGTCCCCGGCGGCAGCGAGTTCGAGGTCGAGGGCAAACTGCGCGAGGCCCTGGATGGCCAGCACATCTCGGTGGTCAACGTCAGCGGCGGGCAGACCCTGCTGGAGCTCTCCGGGCCGAAGGTGCGTGAGTTGCTGATGAAATCCAGCAGCTACGACGTGCACCCCAACAACTTCCCGGTGGGCAAGGCGGTGGGCACGGTGTTCGCCAAGTCCCAACTGGTGATTCGCCACACCGGCGAGGATACCTGGGAACTGCTGATCCGCCGCAGCTTCTCCGACTACTTCTGGCTGTGGCTGCAGGATGCCAGCGCCGAGTACGGGCTGGCCGTGGAGGCTTGA